The Actinomadura graeca nucleotide sequence CCGCTACCGGGACGCCATGGACGAGCTCACCTCCCCGGAGGCGTGGCGCGCGACGTTCGACGCCGCCGCGAGCGAGGCCACGTCCGTGCCCACGTCCGCGCCCGGTGGTGGAGCCGTGGGCGAGGGAGCCGAAAGCGCGGGCGCCGGTGCCGGGGCGGCCGGTGCCGGGGCCGGGGAGCCTGACGGGGGATGACGACGACGCCGATCCGTCCGGACGACCGGCTGCGCCCGCCGGGGGAGGACGGCGGGCTGCGGCAGACGCTCCGGAACAAGTACCTGCTGCGCCTGCTCGTGCGCCGGGAGCTGAGGGCGCGCTACAAGGGATCGCTGCTGGGCCTCGGCTGGTCCTACGTACGACCGGCCGTGACGTTCTCGGTCTATTTCTACGTGGTCGGCGTCTTCCTGGGCCTGGACAGGCAGGTCGAGGACTTCCCGGTCTACCTTTTCTCCGGCATGGTCCTGATCAACCTGTTCACCGAGACGCTCCATTCCACGACCCGCTCGGTGACGGGGAACGGATCACTCGTCCGCAAGGTGTTCCTTCCGCGCGAGCTGTTCCCGACGGCGTCGGCGCTGGTGTCGCTGGTGCATTTCCTGCCCGGAATGATGATCTTGCTGGGCGGCGCGGTCGCCGCCGGATGGCGGCCCTCGCCGGGCGCCCTCGCCGCCGCCGCGCTCGGGTTCGCGATCATCGTGGTGCTCGGGCTCGGCCTCGGGCTGCTGTGCGCGGCCGTCAACGTCTTCTTCCGCGATCTGGAGCAGGTCGTCGACATCTCGGTCATCGTCATCACCTGGTCGGTGCCGATGATCTACCCGTGGACGCACGTCCGGACGCACGCGCCGGGCTGGGTCCTCGACCTGTACCTCGCCAACCCGCTGGTCAGCGCCGTCTCCCTGTTCCAGCGGGCGTTCTGGTACCCCGGGACGGACGGCTCCTTCGCCTTCCCACCGGACCTGTACGCGCGCGCGGGCCTCTCGCTGGGCGTCAGCGTGCTGGTGTTCCTGGCCGGGCACGCGGCGTTCGGCCGCATGCAGCAGCGATTCGCGCAGGAGCTGTAGCCGTGACCCCCTCGATCGTCATCGACTCCGTCACCAAGCACTTCACGCTCCGGCACGCGCGGTCGATCAAGGAGATGAGCGTCCGCGCGCTGCGGGGGCAGAGCCTGTCCGACCGGTTCCGGGCGCTGGACGGGGTGAGCCTGACGATCGGCCAGGGCGAGACCGTGGCGCTGATGGGGCTGAACGGATCGGGCAAGAGCACGCTGCTCAAGCTCATCTCCGGGGTCATGCGGCCGGACGAGGGCCGGGTCCTCGTCCGGGGCCGCGTCGCCGGGCTGATCGACGTGGGCGCCGGGCTGCACCCCGAGCTGACCGGTCGGGAGAACGTGCACCTCAACGGTGCGATCCTCGGCATGTCCCAGGCCGAGATCACGCGCAAGTTCGACGCGATCGTGGAGTTCTCCGGCGTCGGCCGGTTCCTGGACGACCAGGTGAAGTTCTACTCCTCGGGCATGTTCATGCGGCTGGCGTTCTCGATCGCCGCGCACACCGAGCCGGACGTGTTCCTCATCGACGAGGTGCTGGCCGTCGGCGACCCGCCGTTCCGCGAGAAGTGCCTGGAGCGCATCCGGGAGCTGCGCGGCGAGGGCCGCACCATGGTCATCGTCGCGCACGACATCCAGATGCTCGTCGGGCTCTGCGACCGGGGCGTGACCATGCGCCAGGGCCGGGTCGCCTTTGACGGGCCCACGGCCGAGGCAGGGCGGCTCGTCCGGGAGGACCGGCAGGCCCGCCGCGCCGCGGCCGCACTCCCCGACGCCGGGACGCCCTTGTGAATTCCCGGCGGGAAGTGCCCGCGGAACAAAGCACGCGGAACAAAGCGCGCGGATTCCGATATGGGCTTGGATAAGGTGTCCCGAACCGCGGCGGGCGGACCGCGGGCGCAGGTCCGATTCCGGAAAAGGGGTGCGGCGTTGACCACGCAGGAGAGCGGGAGCCCGCTGCTCGACAAGGTCCATCGCATCATCGCCGACCGGGCGTGCGCCGTCCTTTCCCTGGACGTCTTCGACACCGTTCTCTGGCGCCGCGTCCCGCGCCCCCCGGACGCGTTCGGCCTGCTCGGAGCCCGGCTGCGCGCCGCGGGGCTGTGCCCGGCCTGGGTCACCGACGCCACGTTCCGGCGGCTGCGCATCGCCGCCGAGGACGCCGCCCGCGGCGGCCGCGACACCCTCGGCACCGAGGTCTCGCTGTCCGACATCTGGCGGGCCATGCCCGGCGGGATCTTCGGGTCCGCGCCGCTGGAGCAGCTCGTCGGCGAGGAGGTGGCGCTGGAACGCGAGCTGACCGTCGTGGACCTCGACATCGCCGAGGTCGTGCAGGCCGCCCGCAAGCAGGACGTCACCATCGTCCTGGTATCCGACACCTACTTCACCGAGGACCAGCTCTCCCACCTCCTCGACCGCCCCGAGCTGGGCGCCCTCCAGGACGCCCGCGTCTTCCGCTCCCTCCGGCACGGCACCGCCAAGGCGTCCGGCCTCTGGGAGATCGTGCTGCGCGACCTGGGGCTGAGCCCCGAGCAGATCGTGCACGTCGGCGACCACCCGGTCGCCGACGACGAGGTACCGGCGGAACTGGGCGTCCGCACCGTCCACTACCGCAGGCTCGACGACGAGTACCGGGACGTCCTGCGCCGCGAGCGCGAGCCCCTCACCTACTCCGGCGACCACGCCCCTGACCTGCACGAGCGGCACGGCGACTTCGGCCTCACCAGCCTGCGAGCCAAGGCCGTCCACTCCGGTGTGCCGTACTCGACCACGGCGCTGGACGTGGCGTGGCGGTACGGCGCCGGGGTGCTTGGACCGGTCCTGACCGGGTTCGCCGAATGGGCGGCCCAGCGCGCGCACGAGTCCGGCACGCGCGTCCTGTGGTGCACGATGCGCGAAGGCGAGCTGCTGTCCCGGCTGATCAACGAGGCGGCGCGGGCGCGCGGGCTCGACGTCGAGGCCCGGCCGGTCTGGCTGTCGCGGTTCGTGACGTCCCTCGCCGGGCTGGACGCGCACGACACCGACGCCGTCCACGCGTTCCTCCGCACCGGCTACCGGCTGACCGTCCGGCAGGCGCTGGAGGTCCTGGAGCTCCAGCCCGGCGACGTGCCCGGCCTCGCCGCCGAGCTGGACACCGTCATCGACAACGGCGACATCGCCGACCGCGTCAGCAGCGCGCTGACCGAGACGCCGCACCTGTGCAACCGGCTCGCCGTCACCGTCACCGCCGCCCGCGAACGGCTGATCAAGGCGCTGCGCGACGCCGGCGCGCTCGACGGGCCCGGCCTGACTCTCGTCGACCTCGGCTGGGGCGGGACGATCCAGCTGCAGCTCGCCCGCGCCCTGGACATCGCCCGGATCGACATCGCCCCCGCCGGGCTCTACCTCGCCACCGACCGCCGCGCCGAGCGGGTGTACCTGGCCGGGCTCCGCGCCGAGGGCTACCTCGCGCAGGCCGGGCATCCCGCGCACGTCGCCGCGACCGTCACCCGCAGCCCCGAGATCGTCGAGCAGTGCGTCAACGCGCTGTGCGGATCCCTGATCGGCTTCACCGAGGAGGCCGCGCCGATCCTCGGCGACACCGCCGACACCCCGTCGCAGAACGCCGAGCGCCGGACCGTCCAGGACGGCGTCCTCGCCTTCCAGCGCCTCTGGAACCGGTACGTGACCGCCGCGGAAGGGGCCCCGGAGGGCCCCTGGCCGAGCCTCGCCGCGCCCGGTCCCGCGCGGGACCGGCTGGCCAGGATCCTCGTCGCGGCGCTGGAGTCGCCGACCCCCGACGAGGCCGCCGTCTTCGGCAACTGGGTGCACGAGGACAACTACGGCTCCGCGATGGTCACCACGCTGCTGCCGGGGGACCTCAAGCCCGCCGTCCCGTACCTGTCGCCGGGCGACCTCGGCGACCTGCACATGCGCGACTCGTTCTGGCCGGGGCTGATCGCCGCGTCCGACACCGGGCTCGGCGCCATGGCGCGGGCGATCACCGCGGGCGCCATCGACGCCGAGGCGTTCGACCCGGCCGGCGAGCCCTATGACAGCAGGCTGCGGTACCGGACGTCGGACGACCGGTGGCACGAGCCCCTCCGGCGCCGCGTCCGCATCAACCACAACGGCCTGTCGTTCGCCCGCTTCCGGTTCGAGCACCACGACACGATCGACATCTCCATCGCGATCCCCGGGCGCCCCGCGATCGTCCGCGTCGACTGGATCGAGGCCGAGGTCATCGCCGGGGGCCGCCGCCGCACCGAGCCGCTGCGCTGGGACAAGCCCGAGGACTTCGTCGGCCTGCACTACGCCGACTGCCGCTACCTCGGCGGCAACCTGATGGAGTTCGACACCCCCTACGCGGCGGTGTGGCTGCCGCTCGCCCGCCGCGCCGGGGTGCCGGTCGTCTCGTCCGCGCAGGTCACCGTCGCGTTCGCGATGCTGCCGCAGACGATGACCGGGATGGCGCCGCGGATGCCGGTCGACAGGCGCGCCGAGCGGTCCGCACGCGCGGCGCGCCTCACCGAACGGCTCCGCCAGGAGTACCGGACCGCGGGCGTCAAGGGCGTCGCCGCCGGCGCCGGACGAGTGGCCAGGAGGAAGCTCGGCGATGGCTCGTGAACGTCAGGACCGCACCCGCATGACCGGGACGCGCGAGGATCCGCACGCGCAGGCGCGGGCGGCGCGCGGGCTGCCGCTGCTGGTGCACTCGATGTCGGCGTTCCGGGAACTGTTCGAGACGATCGCCCGGTCCCGCGAGATCCGCGTGGTCGTCGAGGTCGGCGTCGAGTCCGGGCAGGTCAGCTCGCTGTACGCCGACCTCGGTGCCACCGTGCACTGCGTCGAGCCTGACCCGGACGAGGACCTGCGCGCCGTCCTCGCCGCCGACCCCCGGCTGAACCTCGTCGAGGGCCGCTCCCCGGACGTGCTCGGCGACCTCCCGGCCGCCGACCTGTACGTCCTCGACGGCGACCACAACTACGCGGTCGTCCGCGCGGAACTCGCCTGGATCATGGAGAACGCGCCGGACGCCGTGGTCGTCCTGCACGACGTGCTGTGGCCCTGCGGGCGCCGCGACTTCTACTACCAGCCGTCCCCCCTGCCGCCCGGGGACACCCACCCCGACGCGCCCGAGGACGGCCCCACCGTCTGGCACGACGACCTCACCCCCGCCGGGTTCGTCGGCGGCGGCGCGTTCACCGCCGCACGGCACGCGGGCGGCGAGCGCAACGGTGTCCTCACCGCGATCGAGGACGCCCTCGCGGAGGCGGACGGCGGCGGCTGGCGGTTCGAGATCGTCCCGGCCGTCTTCGGGTTCGGCGTCCTGGCCCGGACGGACGTGCCCGGCACCGTCGGGATGTTCGAGGCGCTGCGTCCCCACACCTCGTCCGGCCTGCTCGCGACCCTGGAGAACAACCGGATCGCGCTGTACACCCGCGTCCTGCAACTCCAGTACGAGGCGCTCGCCCGCGCCGAGGACGCGAACCGGCTGGCCGAGACCGTCAGGGCGCAGCAGGAGGAGATCGAGCGCCTCCGCGCGGACCGCGCCGACGGCACACGCGACGAACCGGCAAGGAGTCCCGCAGTGACCGGCTTCATCGAGAGCGTCGCCATGCACGACGAGAGGTGGGGCACCTTCCTCGAACCCGACCCCGGCCTGCCCGGCGTCGAGAACCCGCACGACGTCCTCGGCATCCAGATCCTCGGCGGGCACCACGCCGACCTGGGAGCCTTCGCCGGGCGGAACGCGGTGTTCGACCGCATCGCCGCCCGGACCGAGGGCGTGGGCCTCGCCTATGAGGACCAGTGCAGCGCCCAGCACTACTTCGACGTCTTCTGCTGCGTCGAGCGCGAGCACCGGGAGCTGACCCGCGTCGTCGACGTCGGCGTCTTCATGGGCGGCTCGTCCGCCGTGCTCGCCGGCTGCGTCGAGCCGATGGGCCTGGAGCTCGACCTCGTCGACGCCAACCCCGCCTACCTCCAGTTCGCCCGCGAGCGGGTCCGGCGCATCTTCCCGGGCGCGATGCCGCGCGTGCGGATGTTCTTCGGGGACCTGCCGACGTACGTCCGTACGGTCCTGCTGGCCGAGGAGGGCACCCGCGCGCTGGTCCACCACGATGGCGCCCACGACTTCCCCCAGGTCGTCAAGGACCTCAGCTCGCTGTACTTCGCCCGGGACCGGGTGCACGGCGTCGCGCTCCAGGACACCCACCTGCGCGGCAACATCGAGCACTGCAACTTCGTGGACGCCGCCGTGCACGCGATGT carries:
- a CDS encoding ABC transporter permease, with amino-acid sequence MTTTPIRPDDRLRPPGEDGGLRQTLRNKYLLRLLVRRELRARYKGSLLGLGWSYVRPAVTFSVYFYVVGVFLGLDRQVEDFPVYLFSGMVLINLFTETLHSTTRSVTGNGSLVRKVFLPRELFPTASALVSLVHFLPGMMILLGGAVAAGWRPSPGALAAAALGFAIIVVLGLGLGLLCAAVNVFFRDLEQVVDISVIVITWSVPMIYPWTHVRTHAPGWVLDLYLANPLVSAVSLFQRAFWYPGTDGSFAFPPDLYARAGLSLGVSVLVFLAGHAAFGRMQQRFAQEL
- a CDS encoding ABC transporter ATP-binding protein, giving the protein MTPSIVIDSVTKHFTLRHARSIKEMSVRALRGQSLSDRFRALDGVSLTIGQGETVALMGLNGSGKSTLLKLISGVMRPDEGRVLVRGRVAGLIDVGAGLHPELTGRENVHLNGAILGMSQAEITRKFDAIVEFSGVGRFLDDQVKFYSSGMFMRLAFSIAAHTEPDVFLIDEVLAVGDPPFREKCLERIRELRGEGRTMVIVAHDIQMLVGLCDRGVTMRQGRVAFDGPTAEAGRLVREDRQARRAAAALPDAGTPL
- a CDS encoding HAD family hydrolase — translated: MTTQESGSPLLDKVHRIIADRACAVLSLDVFDTVLWRRVPRPPDAFGLLGARLRAAGLCPAWVTDATFRRLRIAAEDAARGGRDTLGTEVSLSDIWRAMPGGIFGSAPLEQLVGEEVALERELTVVDLDIAEVVQAARKQDVTIVLVSDTYFTEDQLSHLLDRPELGALQDARVFRSLRHGTAKASGLWEIVLRDLGLSPEQIVHVGDHPVADDEVPAELGVRTVHYRRLDDEYRDVLRREREPLTYSGDHAPDLHERHGDFGLTSLRAKAVHSGVPYSTTALDVAWRYGAGVLGPVLTGFAEWAAQRAHESGTRVLWCTMREGELLSRLINEAARARGLDVEARPVWLSRFVTSLAGLDAHDTDAVHAFLRTGYRLTVRQALEVLELQPGDVPGLAAELDTVIDNGDIADRVSSALTETPHLCNRLAVTVTAARERLIKALRDAGALDGPGLTLVDLGWGGTIQLQLARALDIARIDIAPAGLYLATDRRAERVYLAGLRAEGYLAQAGHPAHVAATVTRSPEIVEQCVNALCGSLIGFTEEAAPILGDTADTPSQNAERRTVQDGVLAFQRLWNRYVTAAEGAPEGPWPSLAAPGPARDRLARILVAALESPTPDEAAVFGNWVHEDNYGSAMVTTLLPGDLKPAVPYLSPGDLGDLHMRDSFWPGLIAASDTGLGAMARAITAGAIDAEAFDPAGEPYDSRLRYRTSDDRWHEPLRRRVRINHNGLSFARFRFEHHDTIDISIAIPGRPAIVRVDWIEAEVIAGGRRRTEPLRWDKPEDFVGLHYADCRYLGGNLMEFDTPYAAVWLPLARRAGVPVVSSAQVTVAFAMLPQTMTGMAPRMPVDRRAERSARAARLTERLRQEYRTAGVKGVAAGAGRVARRKLGDGS
- a CDS encoding class I SAM-dependent methyltransferase, with the translated sequence MARERQDRTRMTGTREDPHAQARAARGLPLLVHSMSAFRELFETIARSREIRVVVEVGVESGQVSSLYADLGATVHCVEPDPDEDLRAVLAADPRLNLVEGRSPDVLGDLPAADLYVLDGDHNYAVVRAELAWIMENAPDAVVVLHDVLWPCGRRDFYYQPSPLPPGDTHPDAPEDGPTVWHDDLTPAGFVGGGAFTAARHAGGERNGVLTAIEDALAEADGGGWRFEIVPAVFGFGVLARTDVPGTVGMFEALRPHTSSGLLATLENNRIALYTRVLQLQYEALARAEDANRLAETVRAQQEEIERLRADRADGTRDEPARSPAVTGFIESVAMHDERWGTFLEPDPGLPGVENPHDVLGIQILGGHHADLGAFAGRNAVFDRIAARTEGVGLAYEDQCSAQHYFDVFCCVEREHRELTRVVDVGVFMGGSSAVLAGCVEPMGLELDLVDANPAYLQFARERVRRIFPGAMPRVRMFFGDLPTYVRTVLLAEEGTRALVHHDGAHDFPQVVKDLSSLYFARDRVHGVALQDTHLRGNIEHCNFVDAAVHAMFGVDVKYEPLGARYPAGTPVTRPNQWDGNYFLADTPEGMYIPFDSVEWGYPHPTMKIEAFLPVKAAPAR